ctgggcatgcagcagcagaagggctgaggggagcagagctgtctgcGGCAGTGCTTGCCATAGAAACGTCCTGCCTTGAGCCAGCAGGGGCTGGTGTGGAAGTTTCGTAACACCGAGTGATCAGCGGTGCCTTACAGAGCACTGGGAACTGCGGAGTCTTCGGCAAACCACGAGGATTATTCAGATAAATTATCCCCCCTGCGAAGAAGATGATCACAGCAGGTTCAGCTCCGAAGTGACACGGCAGCTTGCTTTGACAATACATTGAGGcgagctaaaaaagaaaatctgcttatGTCGAGCCTTAGGAAGTGGGAGGCGAGTTGGGTAAATGATAGTTACACAGTGCAGCAGTTTGGCTGTGCAAATCCCTTCCTGTGTCAGCAGTTTATTTATATAAGGGACAACCTCTTTTAGTTTCAAATGTAGGAGCTGGCGGAAAATAGAGCCGCTGGTTTGGCGATGAGAACAAAGGGTGGCAAAGGGGCTCTTCAGTGCTGCGTGATGCACCCCTACAACCACACGCTTCTACTACAGAATGGAGAACCAAAAGCTGACCCCGTGGAAATAAGGGCTGTGAATCTGCTGACAGCAGCCCTGAGGGAACAAATGGAACGTGCCGACCTCCTGTGCTGCGTGACGGAGCTTTGCATGTGAAGATGCGTGGATATATATCTAAgtggatggcagcagcaacacagTGAGCCATCTTTGCTGGGAATCGTTTTAAGGGGGAAGAGCAGAACTCAGAGAGGACATTATCAGaacatttatttgttgttatttgtaGCCTTACACAAATACTGCAGTGAGGAGGGAAGTAATTCATACTTTCAATCCACAGGCagaacacagaaacacacaaaataGTTGTCAGTGCTAACAGTCAGAACGAACCCAGTGATGTGCTGTGGGAAGAAGCTGAGGCCTTTCTGCTGACATCTTAGCCTGGTTTTGGTGGGATTTCGTTGggttaaaaatgaataaatgcgttcctttaaaatcacatttgtttCCGTGTGCACTGCTGTAcgctttctgtttcatttccatgTTTCCATGTTGATGTTTAGTGCAAACCAAAGGCAGCTTTGCCTCTTAGAACGGGTGAGGATTTGACAACAGTTCTGAACTGAGTGACGTCAGATGTGCCTTGAAGTGAAGCGGATCTTTTCCTCTACTTTCAGGAGCAGCAAAGTCACCTTCCAACCCCAGAACCCTACAGGTGGGAAAGCAAATCTCGTTCCTAAGGTTTATGTTTAAGAAGCCATTGTAATATCGCTGCTATGTTATCAGTTTGAGATCTACAGACAGTCAGAGAGGGCAGCTGATAGGCAGAGATCCATAGTTACTGTTAATTTATAAGCAAACGGACTACggaagatattttttctatCCAGGTTAGCAAAACCAAAATAGATCTGTGAAATGAAACCTACTGGGAACAGGATGAAATTCGGAAgcattctttctgtttcttcccatGCCGTATCAGCCGGtcactgcttttctctccccttcATTGTATCAATGTAGTTCAGAATGTCCAGCGTTGTTCTGTCAGCCAAAGTGCGGTACTCGGCTTCAGAGCAGAGCGCGGCTGTCCCCGCTGAGCCGCCTGCGGGCGGCGGTGCTTCATGCTCGGGCGTTTTGTGCCCCCCAGCGGTGCCGGGAGGATGCAGCCCCTGCGGGCCGCGGGCAGAGGGCGGGGAGcgcccacagctgctgcacaccCGCATGAGGTCACACTGGGTGGCCGCATCCACTTTCTCTGCTTGCGGGCCGGAGCTCTCGGTCTGCACCCAAACATCGCACCTTGCGCTCTGCGTGTCTTGTGTTCTCTTGTGGGCTTGGCGTAAGGAGCTGCCCTCACACGGAGCAGCGAGctctttctgttcctctctGCTGCGTGAGATGGAGTTTTTCTGCTGAAGATGGCCGGCTCCTTCCATAGCCAgactgctgcagggcagggaaggCACAGCTCCGTTGTGAGAGGCCCTGATAGGCTCTGTGCTTGTGGAAGCTGGGATCAGGTTGGCGCTGTCTGTCTGGAGGCGCTGCTTGTCCgcatgtttcttctttctggctGCATCTTCCTCTTCAGACTGTGTGAACAGAATGGTGTGAATGAACTGCTCAACCAGTTCAGTAACTATGTACAAAGTTAGTAATCAGCTCAGAGCTAAACTGTGAAATCAATTGAAAGGCCAGAATTTTCTGCTGGCCTTTTGTGCTCTTTCTCAAGGATGCACTTCTGGACTTTGCTGGAAGGAAGGTGGGTAAGGAGGCTCTCTGCTCTCATGAAGGTTTTATATTCCTATTTTTTggcctttttgtgtgtgtgtgtgttcagtaATGGCTGAGAAAGTACAGAGCACCAaatcttcctcccttcctgtcAAGGAAGAGAGCAGAAACTTCCACAACATCTTCCTATAACGTGACACGTTGAGGTCATTCCACAAGGCTCAGTGTTACCAAGAGACCAGATCTCAGGTCTGTTGAGTTAGGAAAATGTACACCTAATCATTGATGGGAAACACATTCAGAGGCACAACTCACCATGTCAGGGCTGGAGCTGAAGcagctttctgtctgtcttGGAGAGTAACTGGGAGATGGGCTGCTGAGCGGTGAGTCTGCATCTGAAAAATGGGctccagcagaaggaaaagttaCTCATTAAATATTTCCCAGACATCCAGCTCCCAATTACAGCATGCGAAATGGAGCATCATCGCTACTTCTGAAGCAGTTTAAGATATCatttaaagattaaaatgtCAGCAAAGTCAACTTGGGTTATGGTAATACCCAGTTTACCTCCTCTCAAGACAAAATAACACGGCCAAATGTGTGAGATGGGTGTCCCAAAGCTCCAGCTATGCTGTCAGTCTGCACTAGCAACAGAGCTGTGCTACCCAAGAGGAGGGGCTCTGCAGAatagagggagggagagaatgTGGCAAAATCCCTGCACGTATTGACTGCCATACAAATTATATGGGCCTtaggctgtgtttttctccttgagGGCCCTGGAAGATCTGCTCTGAGATACAGCTGGAACAGATGACCCACACAGCAACCAAGGGAGCAAAAAGGAGATGGGATTTGTCTGCTGATTGCCCTCGCCCTGTGCATGTGTGGATCCACAAAGTGTAATCTGGTGGAAGAGAATAAAGACTGGCAAGACAGTGAAACGAAATGTCAAATATTTTGTGATCATATTAATTTGTATTAAAGAAATGgccaactttttttctttattcctccaATAGGGGCCTGCAGGAATAGAAAGAAGATGACTAGTATTTACCTGGCACTGTTACAGGGTGCCAATGTTCATTAACTTGAGTCATGGTGTTCAGATGAACACACACACCTGACTTCACTGGTgaattattgtttattttatttatggttCTGCAGCTCCCCCTACTTTCAGAGCTGGCTTGGCAGTTTAAAGGACCCAAAGGAAGAATATGTGGATAATACTCACCAGAAACAAGTTAATCTGAACTTATCTTTTCAAGGGAACGGGAATGCTTAGTTACCTGGTAATACTAGTGAACAAAAATAGGAGCACTCATAAAATGTTACATCCCAAAAAAGATGAACATATTTTTCCCTGGACTTAAAAGtaagtttcattttcataagTAGAGAAAAATCTGATTTGTGACTGATCACATACAAACGATACTAACCCTGCTTCATCCTGTGAAGGTTTGAACTCACTCCATAGTTGtattccttctgctgtgctttcgCAAGCTTTCAAAAACAAGCATTGATAGTGAGCTGGAACAGCACTTCAGGTTAAGTAAGTGAAGAACATTCAGTTTCTCTATTACATAAAGGAGTACACCTTGCAGTTCACTGCAAAATGTGTTAGGGAATGCAAAACCCCTGAGCAGTACTGTATGTACCTGGGTGACTACTGCAGGCAAAACATCTACAGAAGACTTCATCTATCAACTTCATATATCAACAAGACTTCATATATCAACTGGCAGAAAACTTTATTACAATACTGAAATGTCCTACATACAGGTCTCTGGACACTGCCTCAGAATCACAATGCTGGGCAAAGAATACCTTATAAGATGTATTTCAGGCATCAGCTTGGGTGTGAGTCAGACTGCGTAAATTATGGGCCTGAAAAGACTGTCATCTGAACCACTTAACCAGAAATTCTTCTTTGTGGATTTTCCATgtaaagcaacaaagaaaaggagattcCATGGAAGTTAATTCAGATAAGGTAACTTCAAATTCTAACTGTTCTGGATACTTCTGTTCTACTCTAAATGAATGATGTAAGTGCTCTGGTAGTAGGTAGTGCTAAATAAAAGGTAGTAGGTAGTGCTAAATAAAAAGTTACCTCTTCCAATTCAAAAAGCTGGTTCTGTTTCCAGACCGATTCTTCCATGGGCTCATCTCTACGGGGTGCAAACAGAGCTCTCTGGTAAGTGATTTCTCCAGTACTTTTACTTGATTTctaaattatttgtttatttacttccAGTAATCGGGAAGTGTTTTCCCCTACTGAAATACTGGAATTTATTTCTGAGTTTAGCAACAAGAACCTCTCagcttttttctgtttgtttgtttgtttgtggaaTCTCATATGAGCTGACTGTAGAGATCTGATATCTGACAAATCTACCTTAGTGTAAAACATGGGGCACTCACATATGCCATGTTTGGTGCAAGGAAGACACTGATTTCCTCTGTAGGCAATGGAAGGGGACAGGGTATTTTATAGGTCAAATCAGAGCAACGGCTTAACTGCAGGGACTAAGAACTATCTTATCAAAGAATCTTTAGTTATTACAAACAGGTGTACAATGGTACAACAAATAGCTTATATACACTTACGTTTATTCACATTAgtcattattattttcactgGGATAACTTTGGAACTTTGTTAACATTATTCAGAATTTTTGCCACCTTGTCCTCTTAGATAGGATTTCTCCAGTTCAGAAAGGTCTCTGCAGTTATCACTAATTAATACATTAACAATTCGTATTGAACTCaccttttatttcttgaatgGTTCTGCATGTTCTCCTTTAAATTAATCTGCTGATCACAATAATAAGCATATGGTTCTAAAATCAAAAAGTAAACCTCAGTTTAAAAGTGCAAGAGCATAAATATAGTTTGAAAATAACTCCTTCTATCAAGTCTTAAAAGTAACTTCAGTAACTGGATTTAAAATTGAATTGCTGCAATCCAAAGACTGGGGACATGTTTTGGGTCAGGGCAAACACATATGTGTTTATACAAAATCCATAGCATGAGATGACtgaaaggagaacaaaacatAGAATATACACCCCTACCTTGTTGGCACTCACCACTCTTTTCAGATGTTGAAAGTGTCTCTTTGTTTCCAGCTGATAATAAGTAGAGCTGTCCCTTGTGACAGTCCTGAAGGTGGGATTTATGAAGGTTGTTCTTCATGTAGTTTGCAGGTGGCGCATTGTTGCTTTTACATAAAACCTGTTCTGGAGCTGTGAAAATGCCTTTACGGTGTCTGTCTACAGaattttttcttgcattaattGCAGGATGAGCCTCTCCAGTATTGTATGTATAGTTCCTGCTGGTCATTTGATTTCTATCATCAGGATCAATGAGAAAAACAGGAGCAGTGCTTTGGTTAACAAAAGGATTACAATGCTTTGTGGAAGCTTTATTATAGATTGGTTGACTCTCATCTCCAAACAGGGACAGAAAGGGGCAATCATTTTCATCTTGAGGAACTCTCAGGTCTGCAGTTTCTTTCGTGACACCAAACAGTAATTCTTTTattccttcagtgttttctgattCTTTACTGGCCATTATCACTGGATCTTTCCTGGCAGAATTCACATAGTCTAGCCttgggaggaaggggagaaaaaatataAGTTGCTCTGTacacaaataagcaaaatacTAACTGCTAATGCTGCAGATTATCAAACTGATATGAATTTTCAAAGACTTCCCTGCTCAACACACTTGCTTCTGCTCTGAATGCATgttatttccacagaaagagTGTCCCGTATTTTATTTACACACGTAGTAAGGCTGATATAAGCAGGGCTCTTTCACGATGTCTCCAAGCATGCTGAGACATGCAGCGTGTCGTCTCATtgagcagggagctgtgattTGTAAAACCAACCACAGTATGTCACTGCTGCTCCACTCACATGACCAAAGAAGTCCACTTCTTCGATTTGTAAAATGGTATTGTATtggagattggtaatcacagcctgaacctctgattaatcagctgaggcaagtatgaggtcagctgtgggagcacaggtgagagtgatgtagctgtgctcccggaaggggtggagctcgactccatcccctctgagacctcatttaagggctgactcccactaaggcagcatctcttggagattgctcaccagtgaggactgccccagcttcttcagccaaggcaccaccactggtgagttttcctttacttattccttctgtacatttgctaccatctgtatattaacaaccgATGCAGGTATTGAACAGTTCACTCTTGTACTGAAAACCCCCAGTAAGATCTATGCATTGTTTCATTCCTGGTCTCTTTAGCAGTGACTTCTTGTGTAGGATTGCTCATATTTAAGCATAGAATTTTTCTGATCTGGAGTTAGAAGACCAGCTAGACGTTTTGTCTTGCCCATACTTTACTCCCCCTCTTCTCTCTGTAGTGCTTTTCAAGATGCTATCATGCACATCATTAACACGAAAGCTATCATGCACTCAATTACTTAGATCTTACTCTAACTTTTCTACCACTCCTTTCTAAGCTTGATCTCTTGACTGACCTTTCCAAAGATCTGAAGGGAGAGTTAAGAGTTTTCTGAGacacagaaaaatcaaaacatgccttttattttaaaataaacgaataaataaaagagcagtCCTATCAACGCAATTTGAAAATGGAGATGTAGTAAAGTAAAaacttactgaagaaaaattctgtAATGTCTTGACCAGAAAACACTTGAAACTGGAGAAAGATCTTAGAGAACTTAAGGGAGAAAGCTGTGCCCTCTATTTATGTAAAAGTCATACCTTAGTTTTATAAGACTAATCACACTGGGGTTTGTTTTGAGAGAaacctggatgcattcaagtGAGGAAGGTAAAAACATTTTGTGGTGCAATTCAGTGGCTCCTTCTCCATTCTAGCTGAACATTTTGTAATGCTATGTAAAAGGTAATTGTAGGTGAGGAAGTGGACAAGTATGATGCAGAGTGAGAAATATAAGATGCCTACATTTTTAGTCATTATTTAATGGCCATGAGGGGCTACAGGTCTCAGATCAGTGCACAGTTATTACATCAATATGCTACATTTCCATTAAATGACTGTATAAGTTCATACTTCTTGTATACAGCAAAAGAAACTCCCTTTCTAGTAGAACCAACAGTTAGAGGTAGAAGAATTAATGAGTGCAATGGATGTAAACAAAACATGGACAGAACACAAAAATGGATCTGAAGAATTGTTGGAAAAGGAGATGGACTGTTGTCATGAATGGGCAGAGGACTGTGGGGAGTGCCATAAGAAGAGTGCAGGCCAGAGAGTCTGTGGAGAAATTAAAAGGGAGATTTAGGCAATGTAAGGTTACATAGAGCTTTAACATCAAGATATTTGTCAGGAAGTGACCAGAATATATGGATATATGGCAAGGTGTACGTTGTTCTGATTTTAGGCTTTGCTGGAGAAACCAGGAAATCCATGAGGAGAGAGAACGTTCAGGTGGCTAAGAGTGGGAGCTCATATGTCCATCTTTTATCACATGATCAGTGAGCTAATTGGTGCCTTGGCTCCCCAGGCAAACAAGCTGCTGGCACTTCAGGAACTGACAAGTTATAGATGACCTTTTTATGCCTCTACCTTATCCATATCTAGAGATTGATGCAACCTTGAGCAGActtacagaatgaaaaatggaaaattagcCCTGTGAGACCCTCAAATAGAAGGTAAGAAGTCCTGGAAGCAAACTATTCAGTACAAATTTGTCTGGCCTTAAACCTTCTGTGATTAAAAAGACTGTTAATCAGCACATGCAAAGAGAAATCACTTCAAAGCTTCTGTCCATTCTGTTACATTCTGTTCATACCTTTATGTTCTTATAAAAGCGTTTTTaatcaaatataaaataatgataatttttaaaaagctacaGCAGAATTGCATATGAAATAGGAGagtaaatacttttttttcctggaatccTCAATGTAAATAATGTAAGTGAAGTTGCTCAAGTGCTGAGGCATCAGGGTCATCACTTGTTACAGTAAACAGAACTAATGAGAGTGCCTGCAGCTCCCCTTCTCTTGGCCAGTCCTTGGTAAATCCATGCTTCTGGATGAATTGCAAAACACCATCCTGTTTACAACATCACAAAAATAGGCCATGGTTCCAAAAGCCTACCAAAGTCACATTTTATTGTCTTTCAGCAAATTTTAATAGCTTTGCTTGTTCAGTCTTTCTATTTAATTTCAATTCCTGTACAAAAGCACTAAAAATCAGTGAAGAGTCATGTGGAGATAAAATTCAGATGATCTTAGTATTCCTCTAACTTAATGGTGACCATTTCTCTAAGGTAAAATCAGGAAGGCAGCCTACCTGTGCAATGGCTTAAGTAGTTCCTGAGGCTCTGTATCTGACTTCCTGAACATACACTGGCTTGAGTGATTTGAAATCCAAGGGTCTTGCTCAGAAATAGTTCTTGACTGAGAAAATGGTCCAAGTTATAAAACTCTGAATCTACAGTTGCAggtttttaaaattcaaaactGGGTTTGCAAACAATATCCATATTTTCTATCTTAGtttcttttacttattttttacttaattttatcttttcagtAAAAGCCAAGACATTACTACCCAAGTGAGTTCTGTACAGTTCATACTTTATATTTGCATATCACTGCTAGTATGCAAAAACATCCTCTTGAGTATCCCACACCCCCATAATATCAGCAAACTGGATAGACTGTAGCAAGCTGCTGTTTCACTGATGCATACCAAGTTGTAGATGCGACTGTATGGAAAGGCTATGAGAGGCACCTAATCCAACTGCCTGCTACAAAGGGAGGCCAGCTTCAAGGCAAGTCCGGATTGCTCAGGTTTTTTTCACAACTGGGATGACCTATTTCAGTGCTCAGCTATTTTTGTGACAGCTTTTTCTACACAAGCAGGATTTCCAATGTTTAAACTTGTGATTTTTACTACTTGTTGTTACATGGGGGATCTGTGGCTCTGCCTTGTGTCTAACTCTGTTTGGATTCTGGAAGACAGCGTTTAATTCCCCCCCTCATCCCCTTCAAGCCTTTTATTATCCATGCTACGCCAAGCCTCTTTATTCAGTCTTCATGTTCATCAGGAGCTATGACAATTTTTGGTTTCATTTGTGAACCTGTTGTGATGCTGAGGCTGCATTCTGTCTTGTTGTCTAAATCACTGGTGGGGAAGTATCAGACTTGTTTCTAAACCCTAGGCATTCCTGCCATTGTTGACAAGTTGCTAATTAGTCTTTAACCCGTAGACTTTCAGTAAAATGGTACAGATAATATTTTTGACACAATTTGTCACCCACTCATCTGGTTCATACTTCCCTACTTTGGCTATTAGGATACCACAGTAAACCTTGTCAAAAGCCTTCCTAAGGTCATAGCAAATAATATCCATTGCTGCTCCTTATCCACAGGGCAAATCATTTCACCATAGAAATCAATCAGTCTTGTCAGGTATGGCATAGCATGGCCACAGTAAACATATGCCGACTGCACTCAAACACCTCCTTGTTCTTCATGGACCTTTAAACAGCGTCCAGGAGGTCTGGTTCTACTATCTTTtaagggacagaggtgaggctgataAGCTGGTACTTTCCTGGTTTTTGCATACACATAACATTTGTTTATCTTGTCACTGAGAAGCTGTCCTCACCACTGTAGTCTTTCTGCAGATATCAGCGGTACTGAAAGCTCAGTGAACAAAGGCTCAAATTAAACCTATTCCAGactggtaaaaaaaatacatatgtattcaCGGAATATTCATTG
The sequence above is a segment of the Excalfactoria chinensis isolate bCotChi1 chromosome 1, bCotChi1.hap2, whole genome shotgun sequence genome. Coding sequences within it:
- the REDIC1 gene encoding regulator of DNA class I crossover intermediates 1 isoform X2, with translation MASKESENTEGIKELLFGVTKETADLRVPQDENDCPFLSLFGDESQPIYNKASTKHCNPFVNQSTAPVFLIDPDDRNQMTSRNYTYNTGEAHPAINARKNSVDRHRKGIFTAPEQVLCKSNNAPPANYMKNNLHKSHLQDCHKGQLYLLSAGNKETLSTSEKSGECQQEPYAYYCDQQINLKENMQNHSRNKRDEPMEESVWKQNQLFELEELAKAQQKEYNYGVSSNLHRMKQDADSPLSSPSPSYSPRQTESCFSSSPDMSEEEDAARKKKHADKQRLQTDSANLIPASTSTEPIRASHNGAVPSLPCSSLAMEGAGHLQQKNSISRSREEQKELAAPCEGSSLRQAHKRTQDTQSARCDVWVQTESSGPQAEKVDAATQCDLMRVCSSCGRSPPSARGPQGLHPPGTAGGHKTPEHEAPPPAGGSAGTAALCSEAEYRTLADRTTLDILNYIDTMKGREKQ
- the REDIC1 gene encoding regulator of DNA class I crossover intermediates 1 isoform X3, encoding MASKESENTEGIKELLFGVTKETADLRVPQDENDCPFLSLFGDESQPIYNKASTKHCNPFVNQSTAPVFLIDPDDRNQMTSRNYTYNTGEAHPAINARKNSVDRHRKGIFTAPEQVLCKSNNAPPANYMKNNLHKSHLQDCHKGQLYLLSAGNKETLSTSEKSEPYAYYCDQQINLKENMQNHSRNKRDEPMEESVWKQNQLFELEELAKAQQKEYNYGVSSNLHRMKQAHFSDADSPLSSPSPSYSPRQTESCFSSSPDMSEEEDAARKKKHADKQRLQTDSANLIPASTSTEPIRASHNGAVPSLPCSSLAMEGAGHLQQKNSISRSREEQKELAAPCEGSSLRQAHKRTQDTQSARCDVWVQTESSGPQAEKVDAATQCDLMRVCSSCGRSPPSARGPQGLHPPGTAGGHKTPEHEAPPPAGGSAGTAALCSEAEYRTLADRTTLDILNYIDTMKGREKQ
- the REDIC1 gene encoding regulator of DNA class I crossover intermediates 1 isoform X1, which translates into the protein MASKESENTEGIKELLFGVTKETADLRVPQDENDCPFLSLFGDESQPIYNKASTKHCNPFVNQSTAPVFLIDPDDRNQMTSRNYTYNTGEAHPAINARKNSVDRHRKGIFTAPEQVLCKSNNAPPANYMKNNLHKSHLQDCHKGQLYLLSAGNKETLSTSEKSGECQQEPYAYYCDQQINLKENMQNHSRNKRDEPMEESVWKQNQLFELEELAKAQQKEYNYGVSSNLHRMKQAHFSDADSPLSSPSPSYSPRQTESCFSSSPDMSEEEDAARKKKHADKQRLQTDSANLIPASTSTEPIRASHNGAVPSLPCSSLAMEGAGHLQQKNSISRSREEQKELAAPCEGSSLRQAHKRTQDTQSARCDVWVQTESSGPQAEKVDAATQCDLMRVCSSCGRSPPSARGPQGLHPPGTAGGHKTPEHEAPPPAGGSAGTAALCSEAEYRTLADRTTLDILNYIDTMKGREKQ